One genomic segment of Streptomyces sp. TLI_146 includes these proteins:
- a CDS encoding relaxase/mobilization nuclease domain-containing protein — MIPSINDSGDKTIGLLNYLYSPGRAEEHVDPHLVASFDDMAPDPGRTADFDAALEDLALLLDQPVEALPAHARPAKHVWHTSVRAAPGDRILSDDEWADIARRVVAATGIDPGDGTPGCRWAAVRHADDHIHIVATLVCEDGSRPDDFRSGMRAQAECRLIEKELGLTLVNAGDGTAAKRPTSAERHKAERQGREQTAREELRETVRRAVAGATSEEEFFDRLAAAGLLIRKRTAPSGDLLGYKVALTDDRNEDNEPVYFAGSTLAPDLSLPRIRERWSTPQQDPAAVRDDRASAPGGPARARRRAAAAAWQAVLIIDHGADHQAAAHIAAACEVLDALAKTSAAHTRRQLQEAARAFERASRSHVRAERGHDRALRQAARDLIYSGPALGRGEDGATTAMVIDMVAFLVIAAAHWHGRKNHAQQAAAARQAAEHLRAAYQSAAQHPMAVLRHRGRRLSQPLQRRQAAHLRQAVPELAEQVLAEPGWHALAATLADVEAAGHEPAALLAEAVARRELDTAESVSDVLVWRLRRLADLPADASAMPEPGTATPQRSGRPQRTSAGRNDRPRKTR; from the coding sequence ATGATCCCCAGCATCAACGATTCCGGCGACAAGACCATCGGCCTCCTCAACTACCTGTACAGCCCCGGACGCGCCGAGGAACACGTCGACCCGCACCTCGTCGCGTCCTTCGACGACATGGCGCCCGACCCCGGCCGCACCGCCGACTTCGACGCCGCCCTTGAGGACCTGGCGCTGCTGCTCGACCAGCCCGTCGAAGCCCTGCCCGCGCACGCCCGTCCGGCCAAGCACGTGTGGCACACCTCGGTGCGTGCCGCGCCCGGCGACCGCATCCTGTCCGACGACGAATGGGCAGACATCGCCCGCCGGGTCGTTGCCGCCACCGGCATCGACCCTGGCGACGGCACGCCCGGTTGCCGATGGGCGGCCGTACGGCACGCGGACGATCACATCCACATCGTCGCGACCCTCGTGTGCGAGGACGGAAGCCGCCCCGACGACTTCCGCTCCGGAATGCGGGCCCAGGCCGAATGCCGTCTCATCGAGAAGGAGCTGGGCCTGACCCTGGTCAACGCGGGCGACGGCACCGCCGCCAAACGGCCCACCAGCGCGGAGCGCCACAAAGCGGAGCGTCAGGGCAGGGAGCAGACCGCCCGCGAGGAACTGCGTGAAACTGTCCGTAGGGCGGTGGCCGGCGCGACCAGCGAGGAGGAGTTCTTCGACCGGCTGGCAGCCGCCGGCCTGCTCATCCGCAAGCGCACCGCGCCCTCCGGTGACCTGCTCGGCTACAAGGTCGCGCTGACCGACGACCGCAACGAGGACAACGAGCCGGTCTACTTCGCGGGCTCCACGCTCGCCCCCGACCTCTCCCTGCCCCGCATCCGCGAACGCTGGTCCACTCCCCAGCAGGACCCCGCCGCCGTTCGGGACGACCGCGCCAGCGCACCGGGCGGTCCGGCACGGGCACGGCGCCGCGCGGCAGCCGCCGCCTGGCAGGCGGTCCTGATCATCGACCACGGCGCCGACCACCAGGCCGCTGCCCACATCGCGGCGGCTTGTGAGGTCCTCGACGCCCTCGCCAAGACCTCCGCCGCCCACACCCGCAGGCAACTCCAAGAGGCGGCACGGGCTTTCGAGCGTGCCTCCCGCTCCCACGTACGAGCCGAGCGCGGCCACGACCGCGCCCTGCGCCAGGCCGCCCGCGACCTCATCTACAGCGGTCCCGCCCTGGGGCGCGGCGAGGACGGCGCCACCACCGCCATGGTGATCGACATGGTCGCCTTCCTGGTCATCGCCGCGGCCCACTGGCACGGCCGGAAGAACCACGCCCAGCAGGCCGCTGCCGCCCGTCAGGCCGCCGAACACCTGCGCGCGGCCTACCAGTCCGCAGCCCAGCACCCGATGGCCGTCCTGCGCCACCGTGGCCGCCGCCTCTCCCAACCGCTCCAGCGCCGCCAGGCGGCCCACCTGCGCCAGGCAGTACCGGAGTTGGCCGAGCAGGTCCTCGCCGAGCCCGGCTGGCATGCGCTCGCCGCGACCCTCGCGGACGTCGAAGCCGCCGGCCACGAGCCTGCCGCCCTGCTCGCCGAGGCTGTCGCACGCCGCGAACTCGATACGGCCGAGTCGGTCAGCGACGTCCTGGTCTGGCGGCTGCGGCGCCTGGCCGACCTGCCCGCCGACGCCTCCGCCATGCCCGAGCCGGGCACCGCCACACCGCAACGCTCCGGGCGGCCGCAGCGGACCTCCGCGGGGCGCAACGACCGTCCCAGGAAGACGAGATGA
- a CDS encoding trypco2 family protein, whose translation MAGNGVGDDELDLADAITLLREQVAEAQRRVADDGDQGVGFGLGEITVELGMELARTRGVDGGLRFSVVNLGGKKETTRKTTHTVTVRLKPHLPGAGDPGDTEVGDEDDM comes from the coding sequence ATGGCCGGGAACGGTGTGGGGGACGACGAGTTGGACCTCGCGGACGCGATCACCCTCCTGCGGGAGCAGGTCGCCGAGGCCCAGCGCCGGGTCGCCGACGACGGGGACCAGGGGGTCGGTTTCGGGCTGGGCGAGATCACCGTGGAGCTCGGCATGGAACTGGCCCGCACCCGCGGTGTGGACGGCGGCCTGCGCTTCAGCGTGGTCAACCTCGGCGGGAAGAAGGAGACCACCCGCAAGACCACCCACACGGTGACCGTGCGTCTCAAGCCGCACCTGCCCGGCGCCGGTGATCCCGGCGACACCGAGGTCGGCGACGAGGACGACATGTAA
- a CDS encoding tetratricopeptide repeat protein: MESDRVVQIRVPKPDGAAQAKPWFGSGYLVAPRLVLTAAHVLGSAAATGQGGVLVSRSGAGGRQFAGTVRWCRYDDTVDAALVEVDDHADWQIPNSLRGLRTRPPQRWGQFIGPHHAQPVQARGYPRLQKDQSGRGAEPLQGHVNPLTGDPAGRYEVLSLDPLPATAPTTPGAKGTKWSGISGAALLSGDLLVGVLRQDRKATHGARLTATRTLDLLADPAFRSLIHRHSTEPPTLNPCPETGWPPVLEAVEPAGLLAPAATERDLRSPAMLLRADAEAVTFHGRHDELRDLRAWCHDARETFSVRVLTGPGGQGKTRLARHLTTQLREHGWITGHLRADLTDDPQGPGPDWSVLDTATHPRLLVVDYAETLPHQVRRLVEHLRTSHHPTRLLLLARADGDWKNDTLDATAPTRAILAGAPVTDLAPLIPRTAHTHTRATAFTTAATGLARLLGQLPDHAATDWAALATIVRPPDDLTHPRYDSVLTLQMTALVTLLQHGPAPVDTDPGQPAEATLLSHEERYWGGTAKSPMFKLGDLTMDTLRDAVAAAAVCGAADPTEALTVTAAVPDLPGGRARAVARWLGFLYPPAPGRYWGSLQPDRIAEHHASTQLTGPDSFLPALMTQASATQQAQALTVMARAAIGHANAGRPTVSTDVLHTIDTALNTAPPTPDALQAASAALPRPSRAVAPLALRLHHDLTSVYRRLAAANPDAYEPGLAASLNNLSIHYGEVGRRAEGLTASEEATSVYRRLATANPDAHEPDLAASLNNLSVDYGEVGRRAEGLTASEEATAIRRRLAAANPDAHEPGLAMSLNNLSIHYGEVGRRAEGLTASEEATSVYRRLAAANPDAYDPDLAMSLNNLSIHYGAVGRRAEGLTASEEATSVYRRLAAANPDAYDPDLAMSLNNLSIRYGAVGRRAEGLTASEEATSVYRRLATANPDAHEPDLAASLNNLSVDYGAVGRRAEGLTASEEATAIRRRLAAANPDAHDPDLAMSLNNLSIHYGEVGRRAEGLTASEEATSVYRRLATANPDAHEPDLAASLNNLSVDYGEVGRRAEGLTASEEATAIRRRLAAANPDAHEPDLAASLNNLSVDYGEVGRRAEGLTASEEATAIRRRLAAANPDAYEPDLAASLWATAWVQLRGPENLPLALEAVTEAVAIFTKLAEHTPAAYRDRLQAARGTLADVLEAMGSAQEASDVRRLLNGEERGSTA, encoded by the coding sequence ATGGAGTCTGATCGGGTCGTACAGATTCGCGTCCCCAAACCGGACGGCGCCGCGCAGGCCAAGCCGTGGTTCGGCAGCGGCTACCTGGTCGCGCCCCGCCTGGTCCTGACCGCTGCCCACGTCCTGGGCAGCGCGGCCGCCACCGGGCAGGGCGGGGTCTTGGTGAGCCGGTCCGGTGCGGGCGGGCGGCAGTTCGCGGGTACCGTGCGCTGGTGCCGGTACGACGACACCGTGGACGCCGCCCTGGTCGAAGTCGACGACCACGCCGACTGGCAGATCCCCAACTCCCTGCGCGGCCTGCGCACCCGCCCGCCTCAGCGCTGGGGCCAGTTCATCGGCCCCCACCACGCGCAACCCGTCCAGGCCCGCGGCTACCCCCGCCTGCAAAAGGACCAGTCCGGCCGCGGAGCCGAACCGCTCCAAGGCCACGTCAACCCCCTCACCGGCGACCCGGCAGGCCGCTACGAGGTCCTCAGCCTGGACCCCCTGCCCGCCACCGCCCCCACAACGCCCGGGGCCAAAGGAACCAAATGGTCGGGAATCTCCGGGGCCGCCCTGCTGTCCGGGGACCTGCTCGTCGGGGTCCTGCGCCAGGACCGCAAGGCCACCCACGGGGCCCGGCTGACCGCCACCCGCACCCTCGACCTGCTCGCCGACCCCGCCTTCCGCAGCCTGATCCACCGCCACAGCACCGAACCACCCACCCTCAACCCCTGCCCGGAGACCGGATGGCCACCCGTCCTGGAAGCCGTCGAGCCGGCCGGACTGCTGGCACCGGCCGCAACCGAGCGGGACCTGCGCTCACCGGCGATGCTCCTGCGCGCCGACGCCGAAGCCGTCACCTTCCACGGCCGCCACGACGAACTCCGCGACCTGCGCGCCTGGTGCCACGACGCGCGGGAGACCTTCTCCGTGCGGGTGCTGACCGGCCCGGGCGGCCAGGGCAAGACCCGCCTCGCCCGCCACCTCACCACCCAGCTGCGCGAGCACGGATGGATCACCGGGCACCTGCGCGCCGACCTCACCGACGACCCCCAAGGCCCAGGCCCCGACTGGAGTGTCCTGGACACCGCCACCCACCCCCGGCTGCTGGTCGTCGACTACGCCGAAACCCTGCCCCACCAGGTCCGCCGCCTGGTCGAACACCTCCGCACCAGCCACCACCCCACCCGCCTCCTGCTCCTGGCGAGAGCCGACGGGGACTGGAAGAACGACACCCTCGACGCCACCGCGCCCACCCGCGCGATCCTGGCCGGCGCCCCCGTCACCGACCTCGCCCCCCTGATCCCGCGCACCGCCCACACCCACACCCGCGCCACCGCCTTCACCACCGCGGCCACCGGCCTGGCCCGGCTGCTGGGCCAGCTCCCCGATCACGCCGCCACCGACTGGGCCGCCCTGGCCACCATCGTGCGGCCTCCCGACGACCTCACCCACCCCCGCTACGACTCCGTCCTCACTTTGCAGATGACCGCCCTGGTCACGCTCCTGCAACACGGCCCCGCCCCCGTGGACACCGACCCCGGCCAGCCCGCCGAGGCCACCTTGCTCAGCCACGAGGAGCGCTACTGGGGCGGCACCGCGAAATCACCCATGTTCAAGCTCGGCGACCTGACGATGGACACCCTGCGGGACGCGGTGGCCGCCGCGGCGGTGTGCGGAGCCGCCGACCCAACCGAAGCCCTGACCGTCACGGCCGCGGTCCCCGACCTCCCCGGCGGCCGGGCCCGGGCCGTCGCGCGGTGGCTGGGCTTCCTCTACCCACCGGCCCCCGGCCGCTACTGGGGCTCCCTGCAACCCGACCGCATCGCCGAACACCACGCCTCCACCCAGCTCACCGGCCCCGACAGCTTCCTGCCCGCCCTCATGACCCAGGCATCGGCCACTCAGCAGGCCCAGGCCCTGACCGTGATGGCCCGCGCCGCCATCGGCCACGCCAACGCCGGCCGCCCCACCGTCAGCACCGACGTCCTGCACACCATCGACACCGCCTTGAACACTGCCCCACCCACACCCGATGCCCTCCAAGCGGCATCCGCCGCGCTTCCCCGTCCCTCCCGCGCCGTGGCCCCCCTCGCCCTGCGACTCCACCACGACCTGACCTCTGTGTACCGGCGGCTGGCGGCGGCCAACCCCGACGCCTACGAACCCGGCCTCGCCGCCTCGCTCAACAACCTGTCGATCCATTACGGGGAGGTGGGGCGGCGGGCGGAGGGCCTGACCGCGAGCGAGGAAGCCACCTCCGTGTACCGACGACTGGCGACGGCCAACCCCGACGCTCACGAACCCGACCTCGCTGCCTCGCTCAACAACCTGTCCGTCGACTACGGGGAGGTGGGGCGGCGGGCGGAGGGCCTGACCGCGAGCGAGGAAGCCACCGCGATCAGGCGGCGGCTGGCGGCAGCCAACCCCGACGCCCACGAACCCGGCCTCGCCATGTCGCTCAACAACCTGTCGATCCATTACGGGGAGGTGGGGCGGCGGGCGGAGGGCCTGACCGCGAGCGAGGAAGCCACCTCCGTGTACCGGCGGCTGGCGGCGGCCAACCCCGACGCCTACGACCCCGACCTCGCCATGTCGCTCAACAACCTGTCGATCCATTACGGGGCGGTGGGGCGGCGGGCGGAGGGCCTGACCGCGAGCGAGGAAGCCACCTCCGTGTACCGGCGGCTGGCGGCGGCCAACCCCGACGCCTACGACCCCGACCTCGCCATGTCGCTCAACAACCTGTCGATCCGTTACGGGGCGGTGGGGCGGCGGGCGGAGGGCCTGACCGCGAGCGAGGAAGCCACCTCCGTGTACCGGCGGCTGGCGACGGCCAACCCCGACGCCCACGAACCCGACCTCGCTGCCTCGCTCAACAACCTGTCCGTCGACTACGGGGCGGTGGGGCGGCGGGCGGAGGGCCTGACCGCGAGCGAGGAAGCCACCGCGATCAGGCGGCGGCTGGCGGCAGCCAACCCCGACGCCCACGACCCCGACCTCGCCATGTCGCTCAACAACCTGTCGATCCATTACGGGGAGGTGGGGCGGCGGGCGGAGGGCCTGACCGCGAGCGAGGAAGCCACCTCCGTGTACCGACGACTGGCGACGGCCAACCCCGACGCCCACGAACCCGACCTCGCTGCCTCGCTCAACAACCTGTCCGTCGACTACGGGGAGGTGGGGCGGCGGGCGGAGGGCCTGACCGCGAGCGAGGAAGCCACCGCGATCAGGCGGCGGCTGGCGGCAGCCAACCCCGACGCCCACGAACCCGACCTCGCTGCCTCGCTCAACAACCTGTCCGTCGACTACGGGGAGGTGGGGCGGCGGGCGGAGGGCCTGACCGCGAGCGAGGAAGCCACCGCGATCAGGCGGCGGCTGGCGGCAGCCAACCCCGACGCCTACGAACCCGACCTCGCCGCCTCGCTGTGGGCAACTGCCTGGGTGCAGCTCAGGGGGCCGGAAAATCTCCCCCTCGCATTGGAAGCAGTAACCGAAGCAGTAGCGATATTCACCAAACTGGCCGAGCACACGCCTGCGGCCTACCGTGACCGCCTGCAGGCGGCGAGAGGCACGCTGGCCGACGTCCTGGAGGCCATGGGCAGCGCCCAAGAAGCGTCGGACGTGCGCCGACTTCTCAACGGCGAGGAGCGTGGATCGACTGCCTGA
- a CDS encoding DUF317 domain-containing protein, with the protein MWPTSRDTLLYVSPDELRGAEWILASSPFTLGGLRVALQISARPDAGSALVQWNAYFTTGVPHEALHDFLVALDASAVPDTGFEEPEVVVAALSAQGWIRDVDRPRTAATDPGFASHVSLEMLPDLIADADLREDLMGWQAWAEPTFGATYLWCANFSPSVPNELVAVFAASLASPVPVARHRLPHSAQDRLTIVRRG; encoded by the coding sequence ATGTGGCCGACCTCCCGCGACACCCTGCTGTATGTGAGCCCGGACGAGCTGCGCGGCGCCGAATGGATCCTGGCCAGCAGCCCGTTCACGCTCGGCGGCCTGCGCGTCGCCCTGCAGATCTCCGCCCGCCCGGACGCCGGCAGCGCGCTGGTGCAGTGGAACGCCTACTTCACCACCGGTGTCCCGCACGAGGCGCTGCACGACTTCCTCGTCGCGCTCGACGCCAGCGCGGTGCCCGATACCGGCTTCGAGGAGCCCGAGGTGGTGGTGGCAGCCCTGAGCGCGCAGGGCTGGATCCGTGACGTGGACCGGCCCCGCACCGCCGCCACGGACCCGGGCTTCGCCTCGCACGTCTCGCTCGAGATGCTGCCGGACCTGATCGCGGATGCCGATCTGCGGGAGGACCTGATGGGCTGGCAGGCATGGGCCGAGCCCACGTTCGGCGCCACCTATCTGTGGTGTGCGAACTTCAGCCCGAGCGTCCCCAACGAGCTGGTCGCCGTGTTCGCTGCCTCGCTCGCCTCCCCAGTCCCGGTGGCACGCCACCGGCTGCCGCACAGCGCGCAAGATCGCCTCACGATCGTCCGCCGCGGCTGA
- a CDS encoding DUF317 domain-containing protein → MPVTVDASTPGFSTTTEALRLRSWQLGPGQPTMVTDLFNAEFFHLVVDDRADVHVSSKDGRFYLGWFPLGRPGTDGDGWALAVTGTAKVPGYRIRFDTETPAEIVAATVQRVLATSRPL, encoded by the coding sequence ATGCCTGTGACCGTGGACGCGTCCACGCCCGGATTCTCCACTACCACCGAGGCTCTGCGGCTGCGTTCGTGGCAGCTGGGACCCGGCCAGCCGACGATGGTCACCGACCTGTTCAACGCGGAGTTCTTCCACCTCGTCGTGGACGACCGGGCCGATGTCCACGTCAGCAGCAAAGACGGCCGCTTCTACCTCGGATGGTTCCCGCTGGGGCGCCCGGGCACCGATGGCGACGGCTGGGCCCTCGCCGTCACCGGCACCGCCAAGGTCCCCGGCTACCGGATCCGCTTCGACACGGAAACGCCGGCGGAGATCGTCGCGGCCACGGTCCAGCGCGTGCTGGCCACGTCCCGGCCACTGTGA
- a CDS encoding trypco2 family protein, whose amino-acid sequence MDLADAIALLRDQIAEAQERIAAPAGGGHRGVLFTLGEISLELGLELTGTKGVNGGLRWSVISLGGRKESGRKATHTVTVTLQPHLPGGGDIDVSDEE is encoded by the coding sequence ATGGACCTCGCGGACGCGATCGCACTGCTGCGGGACCAGATCGCCGAAGCACAGGAGCGCATCGCCGCCCCTGCGGGCGGTGGCCACCGGGGGGTGCTGTTCACGCTGGGAGAGATCTCGCTGGAACTCGGCCTGGAGTTGACCGGTACCAAGGGTGTTAACGGCGGGCTGCGGTGGAGCGTGATCAGCCTGGGCGGCAGGAAGGAGAGTGGCAGGAAGGCCACCCACACGGTGACCGTGACGCTGCAGCCTCACCTGCCCGGCGGCGGCGACATCGACGTCAGCGACGAGGAATAG
- a CDS encoding tetratricopeptide repeat protein encodes MEFDRRVQIRVRKPGTDKRSFGSGYLIAPRLVLTAAHVLDRMNDAGGNPLTVSQPDAGGQEFPAIVCWHPADETVDAALIEISGGHGWQTPESLSDLLTRPPQRFGLIIGARPHPITLTGFPRMQKDPDDGRRLDEQLTGHIVPGSGSLAGRYEISSSDPTFPAAPPPGSEGSRWSGISGAALLGDDVPGGDMLCGVVGRDRQADSGTRLTATTAARLLADDTFRAAVAQHTGWEPVLEPVEAAGLLTPAAAGRDLNSPAALLRADAEVVAFHGRDSELSDLRTWCQEGPPTLAVRVLTGPGGQGKTRLARHLTNLLSHHGWVAGHLRPDLTDYDTPPDFTPLTTALPLLVVVDYAETRPRLLRRLISHLHYSRHRVRLLLLARSDGEWRTDPLNAASAVRSLLAAAPVTALAPLIPRSRPTQDRRIAFTSAAHGLACLLPRISTVPAHDWTALAAALHPPDDLSDSRYDNALTLQLTALVTLLQHGPKPTDTPPGTPAEEILLQHEGRFWEDSARAPAFKLNLPTTTLAAAVAAAALTGAASKDEAAHVISTIPDLPADKAVRTAAWLARLYPAEPDRYWGSLQPDRIAEYHASRTLTHGSILLPALLATAAPGQQAQLITILARAAIAHYNAGRTNDSEQVLRTMDTALDTAPLAHQAIQTTAAALPYPSRVICPLAIRLTTTLAHTNQELAAANPAARQPELARSLSNLGNRLSEAGCRDEALTATEEAVKIYRRLADSSPAAYEPELAASLSNLSVDLSQAGRRSEAVTVVEEAVEIRRRLTADSPAAYEPELAASLSNLGNRLSEAGRRDEALTATEEAVKIYRQLATDNPAAYEPELAASLSNLGIRLPEAGRRSEALTAEQQAVEIRRRLAAANPAAYEPDLARSLSNLGNRLSEAGRRDEALTATEEAVKIYRQLATDNPAAAAYKPDLARSLSNLGADLTEAGHRTEARAATEEAVKIYRQLAADNPAAHKPELAASLSNLGNRLSRAGHRGEALTVVKEATEIYRQLAADNPAAYGPDLARLLQFLAPLLAVEGDPSGALGATGEAVELYRSHIATMPSALPPLHPVLNLQTKLLEALRREEEIEEVRRWFRENPLPPDSHS; translated from the coding sequence GTGGAGTTCGACCGCCGGGTGCAGATCCGGGTACGCAAACCGGGCACGGACAAGCGGAGCTTCGGGTCGGGCTACCTGATCGCGCCGCGGCTGGTGCTGACGGCCGCCCACGTCCTGGACAGGATGAACGATGCGGGCGGCAACCCGCTGACCGTGTCCCAGCCTGACGCTGGCGGACAGGAGTTTCCCGCCATCGTGTGCTGGCACCCCGCAGACGAGACGGTGGATGCAGCGCTGATCGAGATCTCCGGCGGGCACGGCTGGCAGACACCGGAGTCCCTGAGCGATCTACTCACCCGTCCGCCGCAGCGCTTCGGACTCATCATCGGTGCCCGCCCGCACCCGATTACCCTGACCGGCTTCCCTCGCATGCAGAAAGACCCCGACGACGGCCGGCGCCTGGACGAACAGCTCACCGGCCACATCGTCCCGGGCAGCGGCTCCTTGGCCGGCCGCTACGAGATTTCCAGCAGCGACCCCACCTTCCCTGCCGCTCCTCCCCCTGGCTCGGAGGGCAGCCGCTGGTCGGGAATCTCGGGAGCCGCCCTCCTGGGCGACGACGTCCCTGGCGGGGACATGCTGTGCGGCGTCGTGGGCCGCGACCGCCAAGCCGACAGCGGCACCCGCCTGACCGCCACCACTGCAGCCCGCCTCCTCGCCGACGACACTTTCCGTGCCGCCGTCGCCCAGCACACCGGCTGGGAACCCGTCCTGGAACCGGTGGAAGCCGCTGGGCTCCTCACACCGGCGGCAGCCGGACGCGACCTGAACTCACCGGCTGCGCTGCTGCGCGCTGATGCCGAAGTCGTCGCATTCCACGGCCGCGACAGCGAACTCAGCGACCTGCGCACCTGGTGCCAAGAGGGTCCCCCCACGCTCGCGGTGCGGGTGCTGACCGGGCCCGGTGGGCAGGGCAAGACCCGCCTGGCCCGCCACCTCACCAACCTCCTCAGCCACCACGGCTGGGTAGCCGGACACCTGCGCCCCGACCTCACCGACTACGACACCCCACCTGACTTCACCCCCCTGACCACCGCCCTGCCCTTGCTCGTCGTCGTCGACTACGCCGAGACTCGCCCCCGCCTGCTACGCCGCCTCATCAGCCACCTGCATTACTCCCGCCACCGGGTGCGGCTGCTGCTGCTCGCCCGCTCCGATGGGGAATGGCGCACCGACCCGCTCAACGCCGCCTCCGCCGTGCGCAGCCTGCTCGCCGCCGCCCCAGTCACCGCACTCGCCCCGCTCATCCCTCGCAGCCGACCCACCCAGGACCGCCGTATCGCATTCACCAGCGCCGCCCACGGCCTCGCCTGCCTGCTGCCCCGGATCTCCACCGTGCCCGCGCACGACTGGACTGCCCTGGCCGCCGCCCTCCATCCCCCCGACGACCTGAGCGATTCCCGCTACGACAACGCCCTCACCCTGCAACTGACCGCCCTGGTCACCCTGCTGCAGCACGGCCCCAAACCCACCGACACACCCCCCGGCACCCCGGCCGAAGAGATCCTCTTACAGCACGAAGGACGCTTCTGGGAGGACAGCGCCAGAGCCCCCGCCTTCAAACTGAACTTGCCCACCACCACCCTGGCCGCAGCCGTCGCCGCCGCGGCCCTGACCGGAGCTGCCAGCAAAGACGAGGCCGCCCACGTCATCAGCACCATCCCCGACCTACCCGCCGACAAGGCCGTACGCACCGCGGCCTGGCTGGCCAGGCTGTACCCGGCCGAACCCGACCGTTACTGGGGCTCCCTCCAACCCGACCGCATCGCCGAATACCACGCCTCCCGCACTCTCACCCACGGCAGCATCTTGCTGCCCGCCCTTCTCGCCACAGCGGCACCCGGACAACAGGCCCAGCTCATCACCATCCTGGCCCGCGCCGCCATCGCCCACTACAACGCCGGCCGCACTAACGACAGCGAACAAGTCCTCCGCACCATGGACACGGCCCTCGACACCGCCCCCCTCGCCCACCAAGCCATCCAGACCACAGCAGCCGCACTCCCCTACCCCTCCCGTGTCATCTGCCCCCTCGCCATTCGCCTCACCACCACCCTCGCCCACACCAACCAGGAACTCGCGGCCGCCAACCCAGCCGCGCGCCAACCCGAACTCGCCCGCTCACTGTCCAACCTCGGCAACCGACTGTCGGAAGCGGGATGCAGAGACGAAGCCCTCACCGCCACCGAAGAGGCAGTGAAGATCTACCGTCGGCTCGCGGACAGCAGCCCAGCCGCGTACGAACCCGAACTCGCCGCCTCACTGTCCAACCTCAGCGTCGATCTGTCGCAGGCGGGTCGCAGGAGCGAAGCCGTCACGGTCGTCGAAGAGGCGGTGGAGATCCGGCGTCGGCTCACGGCCGACAGCCCAGCCGCGTACGAACCCGAACTCGCCGCCTCACTGTCCAACCTCGGCAACCGACTGTCGGAGGCAGGACGCAGAGACGAAGCCCTCACCGCCACCGAAGAGGCAGTGAAGATCTACCGCCAACTCGCGACCGACAACCCAGCCGCGTACGAACCCGAACTCGCCGCCTCACTGTCCAACCTCGGCATCCGGTTGCCGGAGGCCGGGCGCAGGAGCGAAGCCCTCACCGCCGAACAGCAGGCGGTGGAGATCCGGCGCCGACTCGCGGCCGCCAACCCTGCCGCGTACGAACCCGACCTCGCCCGCTCCCTGTCCAACCTCGGCAACCGACTGTCGGAGGCAGGACGCAGAGACGAAGCCCTCACCGCCACCGAAGAGGCAGTGAAGATCTACCGCCAACTCGCGACCGACAACCCAGCCGCAGCCGCGTACAAACCCGACCTCGCCCGCTCCCTGTCTAACCTTGGCGCAGATCTGACGGAGGCCGGGCACAGGACCGAAGCCCGCGCCGCCACCGAAGAAGCAGTGAAGATCTACCGCCAACTCGCAGCCGACAACCCAGCCGCGCACAAACCCGAACTCGCCGCCTCACTGTCCAACCTCGGCAACCGACTGTCGAGGGCGGGGCACAGGGGCGAAGCCCTTACGGTTGTCAAAGAGGCGACGGAAATCTACCGCCAGCTCGCGGCCGACAACCCAGCCGCGTACGGACCCGACCTCGCCCGCTTGCTGCAATTCCTTGCGCCGCTTCTGGCCGTGGAGGGTGATCCTTCCGGGGCTCTCGGCGCAACGGGGGAGGCTGTGGAGCTGTACCGCAGTCACATAGCCACGATGCCGTCTGCGCTCCCACCGCTCCATCCTGTGCTGAACCTGCAGACGAAGCTGCTTGAGGCACTCAGGCGGGAAGAGGAGATAGAAGAAGTCCGCCGCTGGTTCAGGGAGAATCCGCTACCACCCGATTCTCACAGTTGA